The Patescibacteria group bacterium nucleotide sequence TGCTATGGCATCCTTCGTGATTTAAAAGAAAAAGGTCTTTTGCACGAGCAAGAAAAGAAAAAGAAAAAGGCGTATTTGGCGGCTGATCCTGAGTCTCTCTTGCGTTCACTTGAAGAAAAAAAGGAGCTTGTCAGTCGCATACTACCCGATCTACGCGGACTCTATACTGTCCAAAAAAACAAACCCAAAATTAAATTCTATGAAGGGTTTGATCAAGTAAAACAAGTGTATTGGCTGACGCTTTCTGTCCGAGAGAAAAAAATCTATGCAATCGGCTCTACAAAAGAACTCTCCGATCTTGACCCGCATTTTTTTCGTACCTATACGGAGAGCATGAAGGAGCGAGGAATTTTGTTGCAAGATATATTGAGCCATGATTCGGGAATAAAAACTGCGCCAGACACACAAAAAATCATGGGCGCTCTCTATGATGTGAAGCTGCTGCC carries:
- a CDS encoding helix-turn-helix domain-containing protein, whose product is MSLEDDLKAYGLHRTEIRVYLYLLENGLSTPPAIAKGTGIARTNCYGILRDLKEKGLLHEQEKKKKKAYLAADPESLLRSLEEKKELVSRILPDLRGLYTVQKNKPKIKFYEGFDQVKQVYWLTLSVREKKIYAIGSTKELSDLDPHFFRTYTESMKERGILLQDILSHDSGIKTAPDTQKIMGALYDVKLLPPKYQELPTDVLLWDEHIALVTLREPIFATVLTSPLLAKTFRIIVSILWDAI